A single window of Nicotiana sylvestris chromosome 3, ASM39365v2, whole genome shotgun sequence DNA harbors:
- the LOC104211436 gene encoding uncharacterized protein, with product MMTIIIKDDIESGSRSRANERGKGVADEGDESGLDVDVDDLKMMEEGFTQLEIRLEGSTRTIVIPMDRDLLKNTEDVVSSLGPLCSDIEGKTLKELDDVTLLRSIVGLALKMSTALFDELKEKDDEMVKAIEKCSILQGMSRSREEDLEVSRGVEAQYSDLQAQMVELREQLQECRLQLEALNGEDPLAERENYQSTTKAKEDRLEEKIRELEKDNFILHDRVAVLEAMNAQLLAHPSSSHTSDFPNVSRELYEEWIHVEAQLDVFRDFHKAGFVSEIAL from the exons ATGATGACCATTATCATCAAAGATGATATCGAGTCGGGTTCGAGATCTCGAG CCAATGAGAGAGGCAAAGGTGTCGCTGATGAGGGCGATGAGTCAGGTTTGGACGTTGATGTGGATGACCTAAAGATGATGGAGGAAGGGTTTACCCAACTTGAGATAAGGTTGGAGGGGTCTACGAGGACCATTGTGATCCCTATGGATCGTGACTTGCTGAAGAATACAGAGGATGTGGTCTCTAGCCTCGGACCTCTTTGTTCTGATATAGAGGGTAAGACCCTTAAAGAGTTGGATGATGTCACTTTGTTGAGGAGCATTGTCGGTCTTGCTCTTAAAATGAGT ACG GCCCTTTTCGATGAGTTGAAGGAGAAGGACGATGAGATGGTGAAAGCCATCGAGAAATGTAGCATCCTTCAGGGGATGTCAAGGAGTAGGGAAGAGGATCTTGAGGTCAGCAGGGGCGTGGAGGCCCAATATAGTGACCTTCAAGCACAAATGGTCGAGTTGCGCGAGCAATTGCAAGAATGTAGGCTTCAGCTGGAGGCCCTTAATGGTGAA GACCCTCTGGCCGAGCGGGAGAATTATCAGTCCACGACAAAAGCTAAAGAAGATCGACTAGAGGAGAAGATCAGGGAGCTGGAGAAGGATAACTTCATCCTTCATGATCGGGTGGCTGTTTTGGAAGCTATGAATGCCCAACTGCTTGCACATCCATCTTCTTCTCATACTTCAGATTTTCCCAACGTTTCTCGGGAATTATATGAGGAATGGATTCACGTCGAGGCTCAATTGGATGTGTTTCGAGATTTCCATAAGGCGGGATTCGTTTCTGAGATCGCCCTATGA